From Chitinophagales bacterium, the proteins below share one genomic window:
- a CDS encoding PaaI family thioesterase yields MKDTDYKSRVQQSFDKQGLMKTLNAQLLSVEKGQVKIACEFSNGLTQQHGFFHAGVATSIVDSACGYAALTMMPDDKEVLSVEFKINFISPAKTDMLIAIGKVLQSGKTLTVCEGFVYDSKEENLIAKMTATMISIQQ; encoded by the coding sequence GTGAAAGATACCGATTACAAAAGCCGAGTTCAGCAAAGTTTTGACAAGCAAGGTTTGATGAAGACATTGAACGCGCAATTGTTATCAGTAGAAAAAGGACAAGTAAAAATTGCTTGCGAGTTTTCAAATGGTTTGACACAGCAACATGGTTTCTTTCATGCGGGAGTTGCAACAAGCATTGTTGACAGTGCTTGTGGTTATGCTGCATTGACCATGATGCCAGATGATAAAGAAGTTTTGTCAGTTGAGTTTAAAATAAATTTTATTAGTCCGGCAAAAACTGATATGCTAATTGCAATTGGTAAGGTTCTCCAATCAGGAAAAACACTTACCGTATGTGAGGGTTTTGTTTACGACAGTAAGGAAGAAAATCTTATCGCTAAGATGACTGCAACGATGATAAGCATACAACAATGA